AATATCCCGACTGATTCCAGATCGAGTTAGAATTACTCACAGACGCTCCTTGCACCTTCTGAGCTTGTTGATAGCCAACTCCCGAATATCCCGACTGACTCGAGATGCCATGAGCATTGCTCCCAGTGGCAGATGGTACACCGTACGAAACAGTGGCATGGATTGGTGCAACAAGTTTGGTATGTTCCTTCAGCGTACAATCATGCACTGGGACAGGAGCGACATACTGATGGCTGGAAGCGTACTGCACCGGCACGGTGCTGTAGGTCAGCGTCTTCGTGATCGGTGCCGCATAAACCGTACTAATTACTGGCTTCGCTTCATACCGAACGGGTGCGTGATCGGTCGAACCTTTTATTGGGTAGGCTGGGACGACTGCACCGGGGACCAGCAGCTTGCTGCCTACGATGGGAGCGGACTTCAGGTCGAACGAGGTAAAGCTCGTTGCACCTTGATAGTGCTCGACGTAACCAGCGCTAGCTAACGCTAAACACACGGCTAGTACTACAAACTGCAATGGAAAATAGCAGAAAAATGAacataaaaattaatcaaatgtCATGGGAAATAGGTTAAAATTGTGCAAACCACAGTTTAAAACTTACAAAACACTTCATGGTGGATGGATGGGTCTGCGCGATTTCGCTCACGCACCGTGTACCGTACGCGAATGTCGCCCTTCGCACGCAGGATCGCGGGTTATATACACCAATGCACCCGAGGGAAACGCATAAAAgggataaacaaaaaaagggacactGCCATCATCCCATGTTCAATGATTGGTGTGCATTGTGCAAgggccaaaacaaaaaaataaggaGGAAAACCCCCGATGTTCTGCCCCtctcagagagagagagcgccaGAAACCAGTATTTCGGTTACATCCAATTTCCCTTCGCCGGAAGAAGAGCGACAGAGAAAGTGAGGCAGACGAAGGCAAAGGATGGCGACGATAAAATTACCACTATTTTTGTACGACCTGTCTCGCGCGCCCGTACGCCGATCAAGGACAGGCGTCCCATTGAGTGATTCGTGCCGTTGGCTGAAAATGTAAATTCAACCGCCTGATGAGTTGTCCCAACGTTCGATCGGTGTAATATGCTGCTACATTTTATTCGATTGATGCTCTCAAAGTTGCCCATGCCGCGCGGCTCAAGTGGACGATCGtacccgtccgatcgtcgatCTTCGATTAATCACTTCATCCTGTCAATGTCAAGCGGTGAGCATTGGCGCGCTGGACACACAGCACAATCTTCAATCCGTGTAGTGAGCAAGTAAGAAAAAACACTCGACCCTATAGCCACGATCAAAGCATGGTTAGAGCTTGATAGtgaaaaatttcattcatCAAACAACTACGCTACTGGTGCGTGCTTGTTACCTGCGTGCTCCCGTAAACGGGGGTAATGAGTGGTGAACGGGCACAAACCGGTGAACTAAAACTCGCCGCCGGCTACTACCGCCGGTGGCCGCCGTGCGTGAATCGCATTGCGCCGTGCAAAACATCGCCGAAGGTTAAGGTTTCACACCGTAGCTGTTCAGCGACGCAGCGAGCCTAACCTTTCTCTAGCCCGGACAAACGCTCGCACAAACGAGCTGACCGGGCTGGCTAGCGGCAAGGTtacggtatgtgtgtgtgtgtctgtattttGCCACAGGAGATGCGAAATAAACGCGGGGAATATCCGTTTTGTTGGTGGAAGTGCTAATGCCTAATGAGTGAAATATACGATGGAAGGCACTGAGGGTGGGGTTGAGACGCGGACCCTTTTAAGGTCAGTTCAATCTGCAATCGGTGGTGGATGACATGAACACCTCCTTTTAATATATTGGGACCGTTTATGGAACGAAGGATATAAATCATTATCAATATCAGCTTGCTATGGGTTGTTCGATGATTATACGCTAAAGaacttgtattttttttaggttttttttctctcttttataATCGTTTCAATGTTTCCTTTTATGAAGAGTTAGACAAATAATGACTCAGTACGGTAAACTATTTcaaaggttcgtcgcttacacCATCATGTCGCTATTTGagtcatttgtttttttttctgtaagaATGCAATATCGATGGTATTTACtagattttttgttgataTGAAGGCAACTGACATAGGTATACATAGGTTTATAGGTATTTGTATGTTAGTTGAGTCACAATGGCAGAAAAATAACGCCTTAAGCtgtattgtttaattttctcttAACGaggacttcttcttcttctttggatcaacaaccgatgccggtcaaggcctgccaacccacttgtggggttggctttcagtgacttattgatttccccccatagcaggatagtcagccctacgtagggcggcacggtctatttggggcttgaacccatgacgggtatgttgttaagtcgtacgagttgacgactgtaccatgagaccggctttaCGAGGACACTTCGAACTAAATGTACAGAACTGTGCTTATTTTCTTAtggagtgttttgttttatcttatTGGATGCCCTCTTATCTAGGTGTCACtgtaatatttcaattaattgtATGTGAAGACAGGCAAATCATATAAGCGAGATAGCTAGAGTTACACCCGTTTTCTATTTCTGGACAATAAGCTAAAATTTCAGCTTGCCAGTGGAACAACATTCATCATCCGGGCTCTctgtatcttcttcttcttctatttggcgtaacgtcctacgcagACATGCCGGCCTTTAAAGGCTTTccagacttaattcattaccacacgcagccggatagtagTCAAATCCTTgttacggggggacggtccattctaggcttgaacccatgacgggcatattattgagtcgttcgagttgacaactgtacaaTGGGATTGCCCGGGCTCTGTATGCAAACGACAATTACTTTCCGCCATATTCTATTCATCATTTATGTACTAACAAAGATGTTCTCAAATCGtgttcttttctctttttttgctttttgaaataggttattttacttttaataaatatagtatcaaacagttttaaacatttatacTTTATCCAAAAAATGCAATACTTCAAAAGCTCAGGTGATCGAGCCTGCCATGAATAGGTTTTGGTTTacattctttacaggtggaaATAATCTAGGCTGAGCATGTGATTTCTAGTTTAGAGCTAGAGATCTCGTTTggcgtgtggttttgtatgaaaagtgccATGTTTTCAGGCACCAACTGTTAAACTCCATGTAAAAAAGCTGGCTAGTATTGTAAAACCTCTCTTAAATCCCAGCAATTCTCGAATCACAACTAAAGACCTGCTCATGCCATAAATAATAACATCATTGAGGTTAGTCTAAGAAGATCGTATGAGCTTCAATACACAAAATTGCGGGGTCTTGTTTGCTATAGACGTACTCAAGCACGTTTTACTTATGTGAGATTTACAGTTCTAGTTAAAAAAGTTATTTGAACAATATTGCACGATGGGATTTTGAGTAGTCATGATAGTCAAATTCGAGTTTTTTCTACGTTTTCCGAATATACTTGGAGAGTATGCTTGCGTCTTTTAAGgcttcaatttaaaaaaatgtaaagttTTGTAATACTTGTACAGGATTCCGAAGTCTTGGATTTGCATCCATGTCCAATAGAAATGACATTACACTTGCTTTCGGATTTAAGTAACCATGCCCCACACAGCAGCTTCATTCACaataatttatgtattttcaACGAAACATTCAACATCGctttgcaaaaagaaaaaaggttcATTGTGCAGTTCCTGAGCAGGCGTTTCCTTTCCCGCGGGATACCGTTCGGCCGCATCCTTCTTACCAGGCGTAGTGGGCGGCGTTGTCGGCGTAGCTGACGTGCGACACATGAGCAGCGGGCGCAGCGTAGCTCACCGTCTTGGCAGCAACGACCGGGGCAGCATGAGCGTACACGGCGGGCTGATGATGGTACAGCGGCTGATGCTCAGCGACCAGGGTCTTGGTGTAGGTGGGCTGCGACACGTACTTGGCGTAAGCGGGCTGGGCCAGGAGCGTCTTCGTGTAGGTCGGCTCAGCAACGACGTGCTTGGTGTAGGTCGGCTCGGACACGAGCGTCTTGGTGACCGGGGCGTACGCGAGCGTCTTCGTGTACTCGACGTTCTTCACCAGCGCCGGGGCGGCCTGGTAGTGGACCTGCGGGGCAGCCTGGTAGTGGACCTGCGGCGCGGCATAGGACACCGTCTTAGCGGCAACGACCGGGGCGGCATGAGCGTACACATGGGCTGGCTCCTGTGCGTACACCGTCTTGGTGTAGGCGGGCTGGGCGACGACCGTCTTCAGGGCGGGCTCGTGCACGGCATAGGTCTTGGTGAGCGGGGCAGCGTAGTGGACCGCCGGCTCAGCATAGGTGACCTGCTTGGCGACGGCCACCTTCGGCGTTTCGTGGCGGGTGATCGAGCTGTAGCTCACGGCCGGAGCGGACGAGTAGTGTGCGACCGGGGCGGCAGCATAGGACAGATGGTGGTGCTCCGGTTCGACGTAaccggcactggcgcaagccagGGTAGCGAACAGAACAACAATCTACGATTAAGAAGAGAAGAACGGTTTACTGAGACACATCTTTCACTAAACGACACAGTTTGGTAGTACACTCAGGATCACATCGAGAACTTTATTGCACGGACCACACATAACCTCACTGGTAATGTCACACAAGTCTTAGATCCTTTCGATCACACACGCTGTGGTGTCTCAACCTTACCTTAAAAGCCATCTTGAGCGGTTTTGCTTGGCAGGTCTGCACTAAATCGAAGCTAGCGAAGTAATGATACCTCTGGAAGCGTTTGGTCTAATATTTATATGAAAACACACACCGCTGCTCGGTGTTCACCGGCGCAGATCGAGCTAGTGCGCCCCATTCGCCGCACCGAAGAAGCCCACCTCCGAAGCGCGCGAAGATGATGGGGGTGACCTTCTTCTTGAATGAATAATCGTAAAAAAAGCGACAACAAACTTCGTCCACAGACGCACAGAACTATCACACACTTTGGCCGGCCGCCGCGATCGCGCGATGGAAGGTTTTTGGGGGTAAATGTTTGGAGTTTCGAATTTTGGAGCCGCCTCCCTTCCCAGTCACACTGCTTCCTCCCTAGAAGGGAGAGCAAACCAGAGCGGGGATCTTCGATGGCAATTTCTCACCTACAAATGCGCGCGAAGAACTCGAGTCAAGCAGACCGTTCGTTTGGTGGTGTttttggaggttttttttactcgGCAGGTCTTCGTCCGGTATCGCCGAACAGTTTTCTCAACCACAGCTCGGTTACGGCCATTACTGTTTCCCCAGTGTTTTTGCTCgctgtgtttatttttgtcgCAAGCTTGTTAGCCGATTTTTATTGTCCATTTGGGGGTGAAGTTGCCGCAGGCTCATCGGAGGTTGCCTCGTGTTGCCTCTTGGTGGAATGGGAAATAGATTGATCCTTCACCATTGCGTGCGAGGGTGGCAAAGATCGTAGTAATCCGTGACGTCACGGTACGGTGGCAGATGAAATCGAAAGCATTGGCTGCAACGATCGCCACTGCAGTACGGTGTACAGTGTCAAAGGTTAATTACCCAGCTTGGTTTGGTGGGTTCTGGTCTGGTAGCCGTACGATCACACCTATCATCTTGCGTTATTGTTTCCAATAgcggacgaggacgacgagcaCAATAAATCGGTGGAAGCTCCGATGGTTGAAGGGATTTTCACATAATTATAAGCCACCCGAAAAGATGCGTTGCCCCAAGGGTTTTTGTGCGGACGGGGGGCAGAATAATTTATTGAGGAAGTGATGCGACCTCTACGCGCTTTACGCGGTGAAGATCTCGTGATCATGTTTCTAATTGGATTTTGATATTGCTTTGTCTTCCCTTCCGACTCCAATCAACCGAAAAAATACCTTTAAATTCCTTTTCATGATGGCAATATTTTGCAACATGCGAACATTACACCATTTCTTTGCACGCTACCACCGCGGCGTGACGTAAGGGCTGCTGGTGTACagtctatttttttgttcttcagtCTTTGTGTCGTTAAGCCTCAAGGCCACACGCCAATGTACGCGGCCGTACCTTTCGCGCGCAGGTGACATATTGCCAGGCCGTGCCAAAAAAGGAGCTGCTGGATGCGACTCGATACGCAATTCGGGGTAGGAGGATAAACATCGTGGGACATGCAAGCCCCAAACAGACTGATGCTACGTAccttgtgctgctgcttgctctCTCGTACAATAAATGACGGTACTACCTTTTGTGTGGAGCTGAGGTTGATTGAATTTAAAGTGAAATTGAGTTGGAATTAGATTGAACGTGGGGAGGGACAAGAAAGAGAATGAGAATCGTGCACAAATTCTTGATTTCTTTATTACAATTTATCTTCTCAGGAGTTATAGCTGTAAGCTACAGAGTTTTGGGCGTTTTCCAATGCGAAAATAAGAATACAATTGATTATAATTGATACAAAATTGTATGGTAATGATTATGTTATCTTTGACATTTTATCTatattgtttgtgtttgctttctttcccagtcatttttaattgatttttaacaTCGTTAACCTGGAACGACTGAATAGCCTATATGTAGTGTCGCCGACTCCTGTAAAGAAAAGACGTGGTTCAAGTCGCATCTGGACCATATCATCTTTTATCTATAGTCTCTTAAATCCGATATCCAACATATCCGATTGCCTGTAGTGGGTCTAGTGTAGTGTATTGGGTACTAAGTCTAATTTATAATTGTATGTAAAGTTAATATAGGTATTTACTTTATATTTGGTCTTTTACACTaaggaaaagaagaagttATCGTTAAAATTGTGAACAAAAGTGTCTGGGAAATAATTCTAGCTTCACAAAAACATATGCAATAAGCTTTTCTTCTTGGTTAACAACAAATTTAGTTGATCTACTCCTGATCATCTGGTGTGATATCTTCCAAATCGATAGTGGAAAATTGCAGGCATTCTATGGAATTTGTTAACATGTAATGGAATCTGTTAATTAAACAGACGGAGGCTTTGCAAACTTACCACTTCCATGCCATTTTTATCGTGcaagttttgattttgttttcaaaattttttatttctctttttttaggtctttttattacattattattacataaatcataaatctttgttttttctctcgtcTCTTCAGCCTATCTCTTCGGTACCAACCCGTACCAACTATTCACAAGCCTGCCTGTCCTCTCTGTCACCTTACGTTATTGAATAACCCAATACGAGCTCGTTCGCTTCCTTTCGTTTCCTTTCTCACTCTTTTTGACTGTATCTTTTTCACGATacctttttcaaaactatttttaCAACTCGCAAGCGCAGCTTCGGCGAAGAATTGAACACACGCTGTCGCTACTTTGTTTTTTCCTCAATTATCGTTGAAGGTTTAATGTTTTGTAAACGCATATAATAGGCACCCCAAACCACCCCGTCACTGTGGCAGCACAGCGCTCTGGGTACGGTGTCGATGCGATCGATGCCAACCGCGAACAATCGGTTTCGTCGGATGTGGTGAGATTTTCGGGCgacatttataaaaaaaacactgcgaCACTGGCTACCGATGATGAATCCTTGGAGGCTTTAAAATCTATGTCTTTTCTTGAGTCGGCACGAGAAGCGATTTTTCCATAATCACAACAAACGATTGATGGCATCTGTTTCGGTGTTTCGGTTTCTTGTGTAGAGATAATTGTTCCGAATGAAGAACGATTATAATCCACCACTGTTCCAATGACGAATACAATTGAATCACAACCTTGGCGTAAACAACgtacaaaataaacaaaactatGACTCAAATTTATGTGACGAAAAATTAGCATGCACGCCCATTTGAATGGCACACtaattcattaaatatttcatcTCGATTTGAAGACGGACAGGCGCCACTAATTTAAAAATAGCTCTTCGCTCGACACGCGGGTTCAATTAACGTCACACCACCAGTCCGTCATCGGCTCATCATTTGCATACTCGTCCCGTTTCCATCAACCACGCACGAGCGAGCCTCCAAAACGCTGCAACCGGATTGCATAATTGAATTGAAGAAGCAACCGTCCGGAGATCGATCGTACGCGCGTTCATTCAACCCTACCCCAACTCAAAGTACGGTGACGACCGACCGACTGGTTGACGACAGGGTTGGCCACCACACACATGCGACTCACGTGCACATCATCAGGCTCAGGACAAACATGCGAACAGCTGATCACCTTCGCGGTCGTTGGCGCATCTTCCGTGGTAGCTTCGAGGGGAGTACAGAAGGAGGTAGAGACGCAACATCGTACCGGTTACGTCTTCATTTTCTGCAGATGAGCTCGTCGCTCTCGAACCGGTTTGCTTGCCCGACACTACTTTCGAGTTCAATGTCAATGACTGAAGATGGCCAACGCAGCAGATGAACTTGCGTACGAGCAGCATGGgcctgtgtgttttttttctgtttatgtTTTTCGGGGGGCTTTTTAGGGGTCACGAAGAATTTCAATGGCGCTGGCACACGCTTTAAACTCCTTGAAGCGGCGAGGACACACTAGGAAGTAGGATCAACCTTTACGATCATGTTGACAGATCAGCATGTCACACCGGAAGTTGTTTGGTTGGTCGGAATTTGGAGCTCATTAAACCCTACGTGCACCGATGCCCATTTGTGAGGTTAGGATTAGCGTTTGGTGTCCAACTGAGAACTTAAAGCCTAAAGTTAAGCCCACAGGGTGAACTCCATTAGTACATCGTTTCACATTTGTCAGTAAGTTAGCAGGAGGTTTGTGATTGATACCCGACCCAAAAGCCATCAGAAATAGCTCCAATGTCTTAATCCACCTGTCTGACAGacaaacacagcaaactgCAAAACCCTTCAGGGGGTAGGGCTTTCTTCTCCGACTTCCCTTGAGGCCCATTAATCATTCCAAGCCACCTGTGTGGAATCGCTTCGCCACTGTTATGGCCCGTGATCACCCTGAAAGGGcctccgtcgtcgtcgtctaaATTAATCTGTAAGGGCTTTTCAGTCGGGTGAAAGAACTGAAGGCATCATCTGGAGGTATTGGAGGTTCTATTGCGCAACGTGCAAGACAACCACGCTCGACCGCGATCTTCGAGTGTTCGTGTATGCTGTACGTTGTAAGCAAGAAACCCATTGCATACATTATTCATAATTATAATTCATACAAATTTAACACCTATTCAACGGCTGGTCCTGCCCACCCATTTTACCCTCCACCGGCAAAAGGGGAGGGAAACATTTATTGGAGATCGAGATTTTTGCGACATCTATAAATGCCACACGGTCGTCCTGGCGGGTTCCTCCCCAGAAGACAACGGGGAGATTCTGTTGGAGGGAAATGATGTTTGTCGTACCAGTCGTCACATGTACCAACCACCACTCTTCGTGAGTGTGATATTGCTGAATGTCAAACATCGGGAGAGGTTGTATAAGCAGCATCTCTGCTTAGGTGGAACCCAGCAAACCACACCATTCGCTTCGAACAGTTTAGCTGCAGGGCATTGGAGCGATAGCTGCCCGGGCCTTACATTGCGGACATGGTGCCCCGCCATGTAACGTAAAAGTGGGGTCACGCTGTTACTGTTAACAAATTGTTGTCTTCGTTTGTCTACAAAataactagtgttgggtaaagtgctactgtgcgcactgtgcgcacagcacatcatactgtgcgcacagcacagcacagtgctTGAAGTGCGCATTGTGCTAGCACAGtacggaagtgctagcacagtgctagcacagtgctagcacttttcgcacaatgcgcacactttgcacagtgcgctctcttagtacacttttcgcacagtgcgcagtCTTCACACAGTACGCTCTCTGAACACACTGCAAGGCAAGACACACACTGCTAGCAGACTTACTGAAAGAACGCACTGTGCTGAGAGAACGCACTGtgctgagagagcgcactgtgccgAGAGAGTACACTGtgctgagagagcgcactgtgctgaaagagcgcactgtgcgaggAGTGCGCACTGTGGGAAGTGTGCGcattgtgcgaaaagtgctagcattgtgcgaaagtgctagcactttgcGAAAGtctagcactgtgcgaaagtgctagcactgtgctagcacttccgcagtGGTTCgaagtgcgcactgtgcgcacagtgcgcacagcacactaagGGCAAAgtgcgtgtgcgcacagcacactgaattgtgctactttacccaacactaaaaATAACCCATTCGCGGTGTGGTTTTCTTGATTGAAACGGTATGATTACTCCAGCCGCCAAGCGGCGGACGCCGGGCTTTCGAGTCGTCGTGTTTTACTACACGTTTCTATTAATTTAAGCTTTATGTCTTCCATCTCTCCGCATAATCTTCTATCATAAAACGCACGCAAAAGCCCATTAGAACTAGAGGCAccggatttttttattatagaTTTCCGGATCACATTCAATCGGAGGGTTGCTAGCGCCGCCTGTTTGATGTTAGTTCCAAGATCACAACATTCTGTggcttgtatttttttctctctcacttcGCAAACAGCACTAACCAGGACACATGATAGGCAATATTTTTGTCTAATTTATGTTTCCCACGTCCGGAACTGAGCACACTCGCCCCAGTGCCTAGAACCGGAACCTTTCACCGGCTTCGGTAGCGCGTTCAAGGACTCCCCTGACGACCCGCCTGGCACACGCAAATCAGCCATCTAACGCCAAAGTTAATAGCGTCCAAGATTCAACGCGCTCTCGTCACGACCTTGCCGTCGCCCCTGTTTTTCAACCCTGTAGCCTGTAGCTCCAGggccctctctcgctctcttcgtGTCCACATGCGCGATTAATCATAAAACTGCAAACTTATGGCTGGTGGGTAGTCGGAGGACGAGGACGAAAGTCGGTACCCCGTCCTGTGCCGTTTGCGCGATGATGAGTCACATTAGGGCGCGTACACAAGCGGGTGATgctgacgtgtgtgtgtgtgtgcctgtcaCGGCGAGTCGCGCAATCGAGTAGAGATGCGAGCGACTGACGCCTCCTGGAGTTTGCTGAGTGCGATTTATGTCTCGTTGACATTGACGCTCGCGAGTCGCACGATCGTGATGAGTTTTTGAGGGCTTTGAGgctaagaagaaaaaagggcgTCAAATGTCTGGGATTTATTTCAATCACTGCCCACTTCAACTTCAATATTACAACTCATAAGTTATTGTACTCGTCGCCACTAGAGTTACTTTGTTGCGCTCGCTCGGGATGCTGGAGTTGGAGTAAACGAAACGATTAGTGTGGAGTGGCTTTGTACTGTCACGGGGAGTATCGGAATGCAAAGAAAATACCGATTCAATTAGGAGCAATTATGATAAAGCTGGAGCGAGTAATGGATTTGCCAAGGACGCATAGGAATTAATTGGTGCTTTGTTGTCAATTAAATCACACTTTGTTGCCCATGTTAAGCtactttctttgttttattttgagttGAAGCTTAAAAGCTTATCTTGAAGCTACAAATACCTTCATtgctttgttgttggttttttttctcaacatTTTACCGTCAACATTCAAGGCTTCAGCAGCCCTCGGCGTCTGTGCCCTCGGCTTAAGAGCAGCCAATTGGCAAAACTGTTTAATTTCAAGAGCAACACTTACCACAACGGTAATGCATCCACTGCTGCCACCTGTGTTGCCATTTTGGCAGATTTCGTGGTGCACTCGTTACGCACGTCTAACCCAActaaaagaagagaaaaaaacaatacaatcaACGACAGGCACctcgaacaaacccaaacAGACGAGGACACGATGAAGCACAGAGCTACAACCGCCGGCTGCAACCGCTTTGGTGCAGCGGAGTTGCGACTCCTCCGACATAAATTTCACACTCGACGGCTCATCGAGAATGTGGCTAACGACATTTGACGAAGCTAATTTAATAAACATCCATGAAGGAAAGCCTCCCCTAAACCTCACTTTAGGCTTttttggaagcaaaaaaaaaacgacgcgAAAGAGTGTGCAAAATGAGAAGTTTAATATATCATGAAATCTGTTTTTGTTGCATCTTTTGCACTTTCGATTGAAGAAAAACCGTGCCTCGAAGTATCAATGGTTCAATCTATCGACTCCATTCGGGGGAATGATTGTGAAGTCTTCGTGCAATAAATGATGTGAAACGAACGGACGATTATGCCGTACCCGTCGTTGCGATTTTCTACGATCACAGTGTGACGATAACGATTGTGTGCAACGATTTTAAATATGTCATCAATGATAAAGATTTCAGAGAACCGTATCCTTTTAAACATCAATGATAATAAGTGCGTGTggataacattttatttttgtcaaTTGCGTTGATAACTCAAGTGGTGCGTattttttaactattttttcCTGATTAGTCATTGAAATAACACACATCTAAAAACATCTAAAAAGATTTGCTACaagtagagagaaaaaagatcaGAATAATCTAGCTTGAGTATAAGCAGAGTGATTATTTATTAACTTTGAAACATGTTTGCATATATAACTTTTGTCACGCACATTTTATGTGACATTTTGTCGTTTACAATTCATTATACATACTAAGGCCACGTTCTAACGATCCTTATTCGATCTAGAATTTGGACA
This genomic interval from Anopheles merus strain MAF chromosome 3L, AmerM5.1, whole genome shotgun sequence contains the following:
- the LOC121599189 gene encoding cuticle protein LPCP-23-like, whose protein sequence is MAFKIVVLFATLACASAGYVEPEHHHLSYAAAPVAHYSSAPAVSYSSITRHETPKVAVAKQVTYAEPAVHYAAPLTKTYAVHEPALKTVVAQPAYTKTVYAQEPAHVYAHAAPVVAAKTVSYAAPQVHYQAAPQVHYQAAPALVKNVEYTKTLAYAPVTKTLVSEPTYTKHVVAEPTYTKTLLAQPAYAKYVSQPTYTKTLVAEHQPLYHHQPAVYAHAAPVVAAKTVSYAAPAAHVSHVSYADNAAHYAW